A stretch of the Bradyrhizobium arachidis genome encodes the following:
- a CDS encoding YkvA family protein has protein sequence MAAEHGVGFEPADRLAEDRDSVRRRFWRKAKRVAAHLPFAEDLLAAYYCAFDKQTPRHVQASLLGAIAYFILPFDFVPDVLPVLGFTDDAAILATAIKLVASNITSEHREAARAALKRGVEEAAE, from the coding sequence ATGGCTGCCGAACACGGTGTCGGCTTCGAGCCGGCCGACCGGCTCGCGGAAGATCGCGACAGCGTGCGCCGCCGCTTCTGGCGGAAGGCGAAGCGCGTCGCGGCGCACCTGCCGTTCGCCGAGGACCTGCTCGCGGCCTATTACTGCGCCTTCGACAAGCAGACGCCGCGCCATGTGCAGGCATCGCTGTTAGGGGCAATCGCCTATTTCATCCTGCCGTTCGACTTCGTTCCCGACGTGCTGCCGGTGCTCGGCTTCACCGACGACGCCGCGATTCTGGCCACCGCGATAAAACTCGTCGCCAGCAACATCACGTCAGAGCACCGCGAAGCCGCCCGCGCCGCGCTGAAGCGCGGCGTGGAGGAAGCGGCGGAGTAA
- a CDS encoding 4a-hydroxytetrahydrobiopterin dehydratase, with amino-acid sequence MAERLSSEARKQALGGLAGWNETPGREAIGKTFTFKDFNEAFGFMTRAALVAEKMDHHPEWRNVYKTVEVVLATHDAGGVTALDVELAKAMNAIAKA; translated from the coding sequence ATGGCGGAGCGGTTGTCGTCGGAAGCACGCAAGCAGGCCTTGGGTGGGCTGGCGGGCTGGAATGAGACCCCGGGACGCGAAGCGATCGGCAAGACCTTCACGTTCAAGGATTTCAACGAAGCCTTCGGCTTCATGACGCGCGCGGCCCTTGTCGCCGAGAAAATGGATCACCACCCGGAATGGCGCAACGTCTACAAGACGGTGGAGGTGGTGCTGGCCACCCACGACGCCGGCGGCGTCACCGCGCTCGACGTCGAGCTTGCCAAGGCGATGAACGCGATCGCCAAAGCCTGA